From the Leptolyngbya sp. O-77 genome, one window contains:
- a CDS encoding NAD(P)/FAD-dependent oxidoreductase, which yields MTPRVAIIGAGPCGLSQLQAFEQARLKGADIPEIVCFEKQSNWGGLWNYTWRTGLDEYGEPVHGSMYRYLWSNGPKECLEFADYTFDEHFQRPIPSFPPREVLYDYITGRAKKNNLQRYIQFSTVVRQVEFREGQFRVRVKDLVADQERVEAFDFVVVATGHFSIPQPCPNSRGD from the coding sequence ATGACTCCTCGTGTGGCGATCATTGGGGCTGGCCCCTGCGGACTCTCTCAGCTTCAAGCCTTCGAGCAAGCTCGGCTGAAGGGGGCCGACATTCCAGAAATTGTGTGCTTTGAAAAGCAGTCCAACTGGGGCGGACTGTGGAACTATACCTGGCGCACCGGGCTAGACGAATACGGCGAACCCGTCCACGGCAGTATGTATCGCTATCTGTGGTCGAATGGGCCCAAAGAATGCCTGGAATTTGCAGACTACACCTTTGACGAACACTTTCAGCGACCGATTCCCTCGTTCCCGCCGCGCGAGGTGTTGTACGACTACATCACAGGACGGGCTAAGAAGAATAATCTCCAGCGCTACATCCAGTTCAGTACGGTCGTTCGGCAGGTGGAGTTTCGCGAGGGACAGTTTCGCGTCCGCGTCAAAGACTTGGTGGCCGACCAGGAGCGCGTTGAAGCCTTTGACTTTGTGGTGGTTGCAACGGGGCACTTTTCAATCCCCCAACCCTGCCCAAATTCGAGAGGGGATTGA
- a CDS encoding NAD(P)-binding domain-containing protein: protein MQRGTFQSPNPAQIREGIEQFPGRVLHSHDFREAREFAGKDLLVVGSSYSAEDIALQTYKYGAKSVTISYRTAPMGFKWPEGIEEVPLLTKLEGKVAHFQDGSSKKVDAIIFCVGYQHSFPFLEDSLRLRTKNRLYPGALYKGIFWLPNPKLMYLGNAGSVLYLQHV, encoded by the coding sequence TTGCAACGGGGCACTTTTCAATCCCCCAACCCTGCCCAAATTCGAGAGGGGATTGAGCAATTTCCCGGCCGCGTTCTGCACAGTCACGACTTTCGGGAAGCCCGTGAGTTTGCAGGTAAGGATCTATTGGTGGTGGGCAGCAGCTATTCGGCTGAGGATATTGCGCTGCAAACCTACAAGTACGGCGCAAAGTCGGTCACAATTAGCTATCGCACTGCGCCGATGGGGTTCAAATGGCCGGAGGGGATTGAGGAAGTTCCGCTGCTGACCAAGCTGGAGGGCAAAGTGGCGCATTTCCAGGACGGCAGCAGCAAAAAGGTCGATGCAATCATATTCTGTGTGGGCTATCAGCACAGCTTCCCGTTTCTGGAAGACAGTCTGCGGCTAAGAACCAAGAACCGCCTCTATCCTGGCGCTCTCTACAAAGGTATTTTCTGGCTGCCTAATCCCAAGCTGATGTACCTGGGGAATGCAGGATCAGTTCTATACCTTCAGCATGTTTGA
- a CDS encoding glutamine synthetase family protein, producing the protein MTALVPKPETLTHLEAYVAQPGRAELVAQVRAKIDELGIQYIYYQFVSVTGRITGKGVPAAHWESVAERGIQLVYGAMANLFLDRYGNYIGYGPEASELVAIPDPDTFCQLPWDKRVARVFCTCFRNREEPEAPGSYLTADCRGNLRRIHAQFQADHDGLHLRHGTEPEMMWLKKGPDGKPDGGVTKPNCYHIHQFEELRPVVLRVIEYANAMGLDMIQGDHEDAPGQLELNFMFDEALRTCDRLTTYRQICAQVAREFNLIACFMSKPFMGLSANGCHHNLSLWYGGQDEVNALGLDSLPGMPGTFSYRKGGENTFLPDPSLSQTKPGPIGLQSIGGVIEHLGALTAIGCSTVNSYRRLWDKGLWAPVYADWGFQNRTCGLRVSAPGRFEYRAVDSMVNPYLMAAALLKAFDDGIRRNLDPGEPESRNLYEAMEAGKQVKKLPMSLGEALARLDEDEVIRSALPGEMYKLYTWYKRDEWEKFLATTSDWDVEMYLDCLP; encoded by the coding sequence GTGACTGCTCTCGTTCCCAAACCGGAAACCCTGACCCACCTAGAAGCCTACGTCGCTCAGCCGGGACGTGCAGAACTGGTAGCCCAGGTTCGCGCCAAGATTGATGAACTGGGTATCCAGTACATCTATTACCAGTTTGTGTCGGTGACGGGGCGGATTACGGGTAAGGGGGTTCCTGCTGCTCACTGGGAAAGCGTTGCAGAGCGCGGTATCCAGTTGGTGTATGGGGCGATGGCCAATCTGTTTCTCGACCGCTACGGTAACTACATCGGCTATGGGCCCGAAGCGTCGGAACTGGTGGCGATTCCTGACCCAGATACCTTTTGTCAACTGCCGTGGGATAAGCGGGTGGCTCGTGTCTTTTGTACGTGCTTCCGCAACCGCGAAGAGCCGGAAGCGCCCGGATCTTATCTAACGGCTGACTGTCGCGGCAATTTGCGCCGTATCCATGCCCAGTTTCAGGCGGATCACGATGGGTTGCACCTGCGCCACGGCACGGAGCCGGAGATGATGTGGCTGAAGAAGGGGCCAGATGGCAAGCCGGATGGCGGAGTGACGAAGCCCAACTGCTACCATATCCACCAGTTTGAGGAACTGCGGCCGGTGGTGTTGCGGGTGATTGAGTATGCAAACGCGATGGGGCTGGATATGATTCAGGGCGACCATGAGGACGCGCCAGGGCAGTTGGAGCTGAATTTCATGTTTGATGAGGCGCTGCGGACGTGCGATCGCCTCACGACCTATCGCCAGATCTGTGCCCAGGTGGCCCGTGAATTTAATCTCATTGCCTGCTTTATGTCGAAGCCGTTTATGGGGCTATCGGCCAATGGCTGTCACCACAACCTGTCGCTATGGTATGGCGGACAGGATGAGGTCAACGCCCTGGGGCTGGATTCGCTGCCTGGAATGCCCGGCACGTTTAGCTATCGCAAGGGCGGCGAAAACACCTTCCTGCCTGATCCGAGTCTTAGCCAGACCAAGCCCGGCCCGATCGGGCTACAGTCGATTGGGGGTGTGATTGAGCATTTGGGGGCGCTGACAGCGATTGGCTGCTCTACGGTCAACTCCTATCGTCGCCTGTGGGACAAGGGGTTGTGGGCCCCGGTCTATGCGGATTGGGGCTTTCAGAATCGTACCTGCGGGCTGCGAGTCTCGGCACCGGGTCGGTTTGAGTATCGCGCGGTGGATTCGATGGTCAATCCATATTTGATGGCGGCTGCTCTGCTGAAGGCGTTTGATGATGGGATTCGGCGCAACCTCGATCCGGGTGAGCCGGAAAGCCGAAACCTCTACGAAGCGATGGAGGCTGGAAAGCAGGTGAAGAAGCTGCCGATGTCGCTGGGGGAGGCGCTGGCCCGTCTCGATGAGGATGAGGTGATTCGGTCTGCACTGCCGGGTGAGATGTACAAACTCTACACCTGGTATAAGCGGGATGAATGGGAGAAGTTTCTGGCGACGACCTCGGACTGGGATGTGGAGATGTATCTGGATTGCTTGCCTTAG
- a CDS encoding pentapeptide repeat-containing protein, giving the protein MGVRQNVGARLGRQLKQQWAGLRRLGWVWAVALLVLVSGLGWMHPAQAAAPLQDQQPLTLELLQQRLKKPVTLDDGAAIDLRNVAIDLRPENIAFRDQFYRLVQATLRRSPTPLGLDLSSSLIQGKLDIAQLGLQAPVFGDELSDLLTEDERNQLKRDRRRITQLSQLSRSLLTQDPPPVLKLTVLRGPLLLAQARIEGVADFSNTFFLGKVDAAGADFSQEADWSDARFGQPASFADARFRQEARFRSVIFFERATFGRSRFQGGATFQSSEFQGAANFNRATFQQVANFSRVRWQGNADFAQTHWEAAAVFQPEPVLPSRYFLSDAVFEQTATFREVQFGQPVNLRGAVIQAQTDFGDASFAPGAYLNVAGLQFNPDRAKILGSPGQIGRAISVPTLQGNETILRNLVRNFRSIEQIADANQIGYLAQRLRSRQIERSLWGLNLNTASQAQLQQIGFSAKQAEAIALSRAQHPFRSLGDLLKLDSIDLATYVKVRDRVVASEPRSIFGWLGTALNWVGLALLLTLTRYGTSSGLTFGVGLIAVAYFALVFWLVDRVRRLHPQPILPTPSEAMWMLSSTGLLATIGLSIVFRLAESPWLTLACLGAVIIPVPATLLFLLYRGGRFHPKMDVSYFVEEGTLRQLRILIGRLPTIPRYPMFRERYAPLLWDRRWNWLNYLDLSANNLLRFGFNDIRLRDEHLPGLITTLVWYQWAFGLIYTGLLLWTLSRTIPGLNLLIYFK; this is encoded by the coding sequence ATGGGAGTCAGGCAAAACGTGGGGGCGCGGCTGGGCAGGCAACTGAAGCAACAGTGGGCAGGCTTGCGGCGGCTGGGATGGGTTTGGGCGGTGGCGTTGCTGGTGCTGGTAAGCGGGCTGGGGTGGATGCATCCTGCTCAGGCCGCGGCTCCGCTGCAAGATCAGCAACCCCTGACGCTGGAACTGTTGCAGCAGCGGCTCAAAAAGCCCGTGACCCTGGACGACGGCGCAGCGATTGATCTGCGGAACGTAGCGATCGACCTGCGGCCAGAAAATATCGCCTTCCGCGACCAGTTTTATCGGCTGGTGCAGGCAACCTTGCGGCGATCGCCCACACCCCTCGGCCTCGACCTCAGCAGCAGCCTGATCCAGGGCAAGCTCGACATCGCCCAACTGGGCTTGCAGGCTCCGGTCTTTGGCGACGAGCTATCTGACCTGCTGACCGAAGACGAGCGCAACCAACTCAAGCGCGATCGCCGCCGGATTACCCAACTCAGCCAACTATCCAGATCCCTGCTGACCCAGGACCCACCCCCAGTGCTAAAGCTGACTGTGCTGCGCGGCCCCCTGCTGCTGGCCCAGGCGCGAATCGAAGGCGTGGCGGATTTCAGCAACACGTTTTTCTTGGGTAAAGTAGACGCCGCCGGAGCCGATTTTAGTCAGGAAGCAGATTGGTCGGATGCCCGCTTTGGGCAGCCCGCCAGCTTTGCCGATGCCCGCTTTCGTCAGGAGGCGCGGTTTCGCAGCGTCATCTTTTTTGAGCGAGCTACCTTTGGGCGATCGCGCTTTCAGGGTGGAGCCACGTTTCAGAGCAGCGAGTTTCAGGGTGCGGCAAACTTCAATCGGGCAACCTTTCAGCAGGTCGCCAATTTCAGCCGGGTACGCTGGCAGGGGAATGCCGACTTTGCCCAGACCCACTGGGAAGCAGCGGCAGTTTTTCAACCAGAGCCAGTTTTGCCCAGTCGGTATTTTCTCTCGGATGCAGTGTTTGAGCAGACAGCGACCTTCCGCGAGGTGCAGTTTGGGCAGCCCGTTAACCTACGCGGCGCAGTCATTCAGGCGCAGACTGACTTTGGCGATGCCAGCTTTGCCCCGGGGGCCTACTTAAATGTGGCCGGACTGCAATTCAACCCCGATCGCGCCAAAATCTTGGGCAGTCCAGGACAGATCGGTCGAGCCATTTCCGTGCCCACCCTGCAAGGCAACGAAACGATCTTGCGAAACCTGGTGCGAAACTTCCGCTCCATCGAGCAAATTGCCGATGCCAACCAGATTGGCTACCTGGCGCAACGACTGCGATCGCGCCAAATCGAGCGCTCCCTCTGGGGCCTGAACCTGAACACCGCTTCCCAGGCACAGCTTCAGCAGATTGGCTTTTCGGCAAAACAGGCCGAGGCGATCGCCCTTTCCCGCGCCCAGCATCCCTTTCGCAGCCTGGGCGACCTGCTCAAACTCGACAGCATCGACCTGGCCACCTATGTCAAAGTGCGCGATCGCGTCGTTGCCAGCGAACCCCGCTCTATCTTTGGCTGGCTGGGCACTGCGCTAAACTGGGTCGGGCTAGCGCTCCTGCTCACCCTGACCCGCTACGGCACCAGTTCCGGACTCACCTTCGGCGTGGGGCTAATTGCCGTCGCCTACTTTGCGCTCGTATTCTGGCTCGTAGACCGCGTGCGGCGGCTCCATCCCCAGCCCATCCTGCCCACCCCCAGCGAAGCCATGTGGATGCTCAGCAGCACCGGGCTACTAGCCACCATCGGACTCTCCATCGTCTTTCGGCTCGCAGAATCACCCTGGCTTACCCTCGCCTGCCTCGGCGCAGTCATCATTCCCGTCCCGGCAACCCTGCTATTTTTGCTCTATCGCGGCGGGCGGTTCCATCCCAAAATGGACGTGAGCTACTTTGTCGAAGAGGGCACGCTGCGCCAGTTGCGGATTCTCATTGGGCGCTTGCCCACCATTCCCCGCTACCCCATGTTTCGGGAGCGTTATGCACCGCTACTGTGGGATCGCCGCTGGAACTGGCTCAACTATCTCGACCTCAGCGCCAACAACCTGCTGCGCTTTGGGTTCAACGACATCCGCCTGCGCGACGAGCATCTGCCGGGGCTAATCACCACCTTGGTCTGGTATCAGTGGGCCTTTGGACTGATCTACACCGGCCTATTGCTGTGGACGCTCTCGCGCACCATTCCGGGGCTAAACCTGCTTATTTACTTCAAGTAA
- a CDS encoding Uma2 family endonuclease — MLPIDLQHLPSSEELPCSDDTPVDNEDQNLLPNILLFLLNSMWANRNDWYFGVDMGIYHTTGKNPRVPVIPDGFLSLGVDRRKPSRKGRGRLSYVLWEENNIPPILTLELVSHSYGGEYDEKMNLYARLGVLYYVIYNPEFWQRDGHQPFEVYKLTNGQYELQSGEPYWMPEVGLGIGRHQAVFGNLPQEQLAWFDAKGDRYLSEAEIERQRAEAERQRREQLEAFLRSHGFDPDQLPPGQVPENLKNRGD, encoded by the coding sequence ATGCTGCCGATCGACCTACAGCATTTGCCCTCCAGCGAAGAGCTGCCTTGCTCGGATGATACGCCCGTGGACAATGAAGACCAGAATCTTTTGCCCAATATTCTGCTGTTTTTGCTCAATTCGATGTGGGCGAACCGCAACGATTGGTATTTTGGCGTGGACATGGGCATTTATCACACGACTGGCAAAAATCCGAGAGTGCCTGTGATTCCGGATGGATTTTTGAGTTTGGGGGTTGACCGTCGCAAGCCGAGCCGCAAGGGACGAGGACGGCTCAGCTATGTGCTGTGGGAAGAGAACAACATTCCGCCGATTTTGACGCTGGAGTTGGTGTCTCATAGCTATGGCGGGGAGTATGACGAAAAGATGAACCTCTACGCCCGCTTGGGGGTGCTTTACTATGTCATCTACAATCCAGAGTTTTGGCAGCGGGACGGGCATCAGCCGTTTGAGGTGTACAAATTAACGAACGGACAGTATGAGTTGCAGAGTGGGGAACCGTACTGGATGCCGGAGGTGGGGTTGGGCATTGGACGGCATCAAGCTGTGTTTGGCAATCTGCCGCAGGAGCAGTTGGCGTGGTTTGATGCGAAGGGCGATCGCTACCTGAGTGAAGCTGAAATCGAACGGCAGCGGGCCGAAGCCGAACGGCAGCGACGAGAGCAACTGGAGGCGTTTTTGCGATCGCACGGCTTTGATCCAGACCAGTTGCCGCCTGGCCAAGTGCCTGAAAACCTGAAAAATAGAGGCGACTGA
- a CDS encoding thiamine phosphate synthase: MHHPADRPLTAIHRILDANLDRAREGLRIVEEWCRFGLNDASLTADCKDLRQHLAQWHTADLRAARDTPGDPGTDLTHAAEMERPSLDALLQANLCRVQEALRVLEEYSKIDRPEMAAACKQLRYRVYALDSQLMGRSHDGRMHKLRRSPLYLVTSPHEHLLPIVEAALQGGLSLVQYRDKTADDPTRLQLAEKLCHLCRRYDALFLVNDRVDIALAVDADGVHLGQQDIPIALARQILGPSRIIGRSTTNPDEMQRALSEGADYIGVGPVYETPTKAGKAAAGLDYVRYAAAHSPVPWFAIGGIDAENLGDVIAAGATQVAVVRAIMQAQQPTQATQALLTRLGAGA; this comes from the coding sequence ATGCACCACCCAGCCGACCGCCCCCTCACCGCCATTCACCGCATTTTGGATGCCAACCTGGATCGGGCCCGCGAGGGGCTGCGAATCGTAGAAGAGTGGTGCCGCTTTGGGCTGAACGATGCCAGCCTGACCGCAGACTGCAAAGACCTGCGCCAGCACCTCGCCCAGTGGCACACCGCCGACCTGCGAGCCGCCCGCGACACCCCTGGCGACCCCGGCACCGACCTGACCCACGCCGCCGAAATGGAGCGTCCTAGCCTCGATGCACTGCTACAAGCCAACCTGTGTCGAGTGCAGGAGGCACTGCGGGTGCTGGAGGAATACAGCAAAATTGACCGGCCCGAAATGGCCGCCGCCTGCAAACAACTCCGCTATCGGGTCTATGCGCTAGACAGCCAGCTCATGGGGCGATCGCACGACGGACGGATGCACAAACTGCGGCGATCGCCCCTCTACCTCGTCACCTCGCCCCACGAACACCTGCTGCCCATTGTGGAAGCCGCGCTCCAGGGCGGGCTGAGCCTGGTGCAATATCGCGACAAAACCGCCGACGACCCCACCCGGCTCCAGCTTGCTGAAAAGCTGTGTCACCTCTGCCGTCGCTACGATGCCCTGTTTTTGGTCAACGACCGAGTAGACATTGCCCTGGCCGTCGATGCCGACGGCGTGCATCTGGGTCAGCAGGACATTCCCATCGCCCTGGCCCGGCAAATCCTCGGCCCCAGCCGCATCATCGGCCGCTCCACCACCAACCCCGACGAAATGCAGCGGGCCCTCAGCGAAGGCGCAGACTACATCGGCGTGGGCCCCGTGTACGAAACGCCAACCAAAGCAGGCAAAGCCGCCGCCGGCCTCGACTACGTGCGCTACGCCGCAGCCCATTCGCCTGTGCCCTGGTTTGCCATCGGCGGCATCGATGCCGAAAATCTGGGCGACGTAATCGCCGCTGGCGCAACCCAGGTTGCCGTCGTGCGAGCCATCATGCAAGCGCAGCAGCCAACCCAGGCGACCCAAGCGCTGCTAACTAGGCTGGGGGCTGGGGCGTAG
- a CDS encoding DUF1565 domain-containing protein: protein MTLKGWVRPPVGMRVQSIRSIRQSPATLHIQQGSQLAVLMLGLLGTLGALEGVPRRFAQANEPVVQAAVSQLIFVHPVLGSDATGDGSPRSPFRTITHAARLAPPNTVILLAAGTYAAANGERFPILLPPGVAVQADPTTGGEGVVIQGQIAQGDATPMAATAAPAVMPRPAARSAVPIAPQASISAEVVEEPAVPFPFAAAGTGFLPTMPTGDFPVSSGLNPQRGATPRTFGRAAGGRSPSSASAPPAAPMPAQGSMPMQGSMPTQVAPQFLQGIPISVAPPAVIYPQQSQAGDGNSPLPSQFVPGQPMPSQAISSGSFAAPAPVRRPVEQRAFRPLPQRTSQGGAVALSPSRQEPVANFQGVIEIPVPPPESSGRVAPRQSRATVQRYERPPAVGRSPVLVPPAPPYTQYTLLPVPDPNAPIGNVSGVPSVPVSGARPRPTTPVASRASELGLRYRVVVPAASAAVQDRVLSVFPGAFLTYDRRQSVVMQVGAFNSEANAQEVIDILRQNGVRAQIERVD, encoded by the coding sequence ATGACTCTAAAGGGATGGGTACGGCCGCCAGTCGGGATGCGAGTGCAATCTATTCGGTCGATTCGGCAATCTCCGGCGACGCTGCACATCCAGCAGGGGAGCCAGTTGGCCGTTCTAATGTTGGGGCTGTTGGGGACGTTGGGCGCGCTGGAGGGTGTGCCTCGCCGATTTGCTCAGGCCAATGAACCTGTGGTGCAAGCGGCCGTTTCCCAACTGATCTTTGTGCATCCGGTGTTGGGCAGCGATGCCACAGGAGACGGATCGCCGCGATCGCCCTTCCGCACGATTACCCACGCTGCCCGACTTGCGCCGCCCAATACAGTCATTCTGCTTGCGGCGGGAACCTATGCAGCGGCCAACGGGGAACGATTTCCGATTTTGCTGCCGCCGGGGGTGGCGGTGCAGGCAGATCCGACCACGGGCGGCGAGGGGGTGGTGATTCAGGGGCAAATCGCGCAGGGCGATGCGACCCCGATGGCTGCGACTGCTGCCCCTGCTGTTATGCCGCGCCCAGCCGCCCGGTCTGCTGTGCCAATTGCGCCGCAGGCCAGCATCAGCGCTGAGGTTGTGGAAGAACCCGCTGTGCCGTTTCCCTTTGCAGCGGCGGGCACCGGGTTTCTGCCAACCATGCCGACGGGCGATTTTCCGGTATCCAGCGGGCTGAACCCACAGCGAGGAGCCACCCCGCGCACGTTTGGGCGGGCGGCTGGAGGGCGATCGCCCTCGTCTGCCAGTGCCCCGCCCGCAGCGCCGATGCCAGCTCAGGGTTCGATGCCAATGCAGGGTTCGATGCCGACGCAGGTTGCGCCCCAGTTTCTCCAGGGCATTCCCATTTCCGTTGCGCCGCCTGCGGTAATCTACCCACAACAATCTCAAGCTGGAGATGGCAACAGCCCATTGCCTAGTCAGTTTGTGCCTGGCCAGCCCATGCCTAGCCAGGCTATTTCATCGGGGAGCTTTGCCGCGCCGGCTCCCGTGCGGCGGCCGGTTGAGCAGCGTGCCTTTCGTCCTTTGCCCCAGCGCACATCCCAGGGCGGTGCAGTGGCGCTGTCGCCGTCTCGTCAGGAACCCGTTGCGAATTTCCAGGGCGTGATCGAGATTCCTGTGCCGCCGCCAGAAAGCTCTGGACGTGTGGCTCCGCGCCAGTCTAGAGCAACGGTGCAGCGATATGAGCGGCCGCCTGCGGTGGGGCGATCGCCCGTTCTAGTTCCGCCTGCCCCTCCCTACACACAATACACGCTGCTGCCTGTGCCCGACCCCAATGCGCCGATTGGCAACGTCAGCGGCGTGCCCAGTGTGCCAGTGTCTGGCGCTCGTCCCCGCCCCACTACGCCCGTTGCCAGCCGCGCTAGCGAGCTAGGGCTGCGCTATCGGGTGGTGGTTCCTGCTGCCAGTGCGGCTGTGCAAGATCGGGTGCTGAGCGTGTTTCCGGGTGCGTTTCTCACCTACGATCGCCGCCAGTCGGTCGTTATGCAGGTGGGCGCGTTCAATAGCGAAGCCAATGCCCAGGAAGTGATTGATATTCTCCGTCAGAACGGGGTTCGCGCCCAAATTGAGCGAGTGGACTAG
- the lpxD gene encoding UDP-3-O-(3-hydroxymyristoyl)glucosamine N-acyltransferase: MRFSEIVHQLGKPGHTLDSSLPQQPHLDPEISTIAPIETAPSGTLSYIEGGKFAKQIATTAASALILPQDAALQQAASDRAIAWIATPNPRLLFAQAIALFYQPFQPAPGVHPSAIIDPTTTLGKHISIGANVVIQAGCVLGDHVCIHPNVVLYPGVSVGDRTILHANCTLHERTQIGADCVIHSGAVIGSEGFGFVPTRDGWLKMEQSGRTVLEDGVEIGCNSAVDRPAVGETRIRRNTKIDNLVQIGHGCIIGEACAIAAQTGMAGGSSLGDRVIVGGQVGINNQVHIGNFSQIAGKSMIHADIPPNSIIMGAPAMPAAEFRRIAAAWKRLPDMQRTLRQVQKHLGL, translated from the coding sequence ATGCGCTTTAGCGAAATTGTCCACCAGCTCGGCAAGCCAGGTCACACCCTGGATAGTAGCCTCCCCCAGCAGCCCCACCTCGACCCAGAGATCAGCACGATCGCCCCCATCGAAACCGCCCCAAGCGGCACTCTCAGCTACATCGAAGGCGGTAAGTTTGCCAAACAGATCGCCACTACCGCCGCCAGCGCCCTGATCTTGCCCCAGGATGCCGCCCTGCAACAGGCCGCCAGCGATCGCGCCATCGCCTGGATCGCCACCCCCAACCCGCGCCTCCTCTTTGCCCAGGCGATCGCCCTGTTTTACCAACCCTTCCAGCCCGCCCCCGGCGTTCACCCCAGCGCCATCATCGACCCCACCACCACCCTCGGCAAGCATATCTCCATCGGCGCAAATGTGGTGATCCAGGCAGGCTGCGTGCTTGGCGACCACGTTTGCATCCATCCCAACGTCGTGCTGTATCCCGGCGTTTCCGTGGGCGATCGCACCATCCTTCACGCCAACTGCACCCTCCACGAGCGCACCCAAATCGGCGCAGATTGCGTCATCCACAGCGGCGCAGTCATCGGTTCTGAAGGCTTCGGCTTTGTGCCCACCCGCGACGGCTGGCTAAAGATGGAGCAATCCGGCCGCACCGTCCTCGAAGACGGCGTAGAAATTGGCTGCAATAGCGCCGTCGATCGCCCCGCCGTCGGCGAAACCCGCATCCGCCGCAACACCAAGATCGACAACTTAGTACAGATTGGCCACGGTTGCATCATTGGCGAAGCCTGCGCGATCGCCGCTCAAACGGGCATGGCCGGCGGCAGCAGCCTGGGCGATCGCGTCATCGTTGGCGGACAGGTCGGTATCAATAACCAAGTTCACATCGGCAACTTCAGCCAAATTGCTGGAAAATCCATGATTCACGCCGATATTCCGCCCAACAGCATCATCATGGGCGCACCCGCCATGCCTGCCGCAGAATTTCGTCGCATTGCCGCCGCCTGGAAACGCCTCCCCGACATGCAGCGCACCCTGCGACAGGTGCAGAAACATTTGGGATTGTAG
- the grpE gene encoding nucleotide exchange factor GrpE, translating to MVSSNNSFPYTPQLRSLMQQAGIPSFAALAHQAGVSAWQIDQLRRGSVLKLRVGAIAQLSQALNTSISDLIATFSGSPPVARPDLHSTSKAARSESLTTLQKEYERLQRQVEQQTAEAVQSCQRAALLQLEPLLEKLPVFLNVIEQNPDFPARQLVPHLRPLERLLTDWDVTPIAPIGSEASYDPQKHELMETSRTAVQPGNRIRVRFAGYYWGDHLLFRAKVSPVQPNDTHP from the coding sequence ATGGTTTCGTCTAACAATTCGTTTCCCTATACGCCGCAGTTGCGATCGCTCATGCAACAGGCTGGCATCCCCAGCTTTGCCGCACTGGCTCATCAAGCGGGCGTATCTGCTTGGCAAATCGACCAACTGCGGCGCGGTAGCGTGCTGAAGCTGCGCGTGGGGGCGATCGCCCAACTCAGCCAAGCCTTAAACACCTCGATTAGCGACCTGATTGCCACCTTTTCGGGTTCTCCGCCCGTCGCACGTCCAGACTTGCATTCCACTTCAAAAGCTGCTCGATCCGAATCGCTGACGACCCTGCAAAAAGAGTATGAGCGCTTGCAGCGCCAGGTCGAACAGCAGACCGCCGAAGCCGTCCAGTCCTGCCAGCGGGCCGCGCTGTTGCAGTTAGAGCCGTTGCTCGAAAAACTGCCTGTCTTCCTGAATGTGATTGAGCAAAACCCTGACTTTCCAGCCCGACAACTCGTGCCCCACTTGCGCCCGCTTGAGCGACTGCTCACCGATTGGGACGTGACCCCCATTGCGCCGATTGGCAGCGAAGCAAGCTATGACCCCCAAAAGCACGAACTAATGGAAACTTCGAGGACAGCCGTGCAACCGGGCAATCGCATTCGGGTGCGCTTTGCCGGATACTATTGGGGCGATCACCTGCTGTTTCGGGCCAAAGTCAGCCCAGTGCAGCCCAACGATACCCACCCCTAA
- a CDS encoding sulfiredoxin translates to MRIEAIPIRLIQRPLFRQNDPEKVRALMESIQEIGLQEPIDVLEVNGQYYGFSGCHRFEACSRLGHETILCKVRRASPSILKMHLA, encoded by the coding sequence ATGAGAATCGAAGCAATCCCCATTCGCTTAATCCAGCGACCGCTCTTTCGTCAAAATGACCCGGAAAAAGTCCGGGCGCTGATGGAATCCATCCAAGAAATTGGACTCCAGGAGCCGATTGATGTTCTGGAAGTAAACGGCCAATATTACGGATTTTCAGGCTGCCACCGTTTTGAGGCCTGTTCGCGCCTGGGACATGAGACGATTTTATGCAAGGTGCGGCGGGCCTCTCCGTCGATTCTTAAGATGCACCTGGCATAG